In the genome of Candoia aspera isolate rCanAsp1 chromosome 4, rCanAsp1.hap2, whole genome shotgun sequence, the window ttcttggGGGGGACGGTATGTCACATCCCCCCAATCAAGGGTTTGTGAAaccccttatcagggcatctcccatcatttcctgctCCAGGGAATGGAATCCATGTTgccaggtgggagggggtgtgaagttggagtgtgagcTGGTTTATTACGGCTATAAGAGATCATCAAGGACTCAGAACTGAGATATGCCAGAAGTACCATCTAGATGGgtgggggagtgacatggtttgtgggaaaggggactagctaaggaaaagtagttttaagttaggtttgcaTGGGAAaactttattcacagcttgccttctgtaccattcattatgcttcattaaaacagttaaaggaatcccagcctcctgactgtgattgtgtgaatgctcaaatgatcaggtgctgacagtttTCATCTCAGATATGGGGCATTTTTGCTATATTGTGCAACATATTTGCATTCTTCATTCTTACCTTTATTCCTCTCAATCACACAGACACAAAagtctgaagggaaaaaaaaatattgtaaagtacATGCAAGCAATgctatgctttaaaaaaagaatttacatGAAAGGAATTTACCTTTTAAAAGCTGTACTAGGAAAACCTAACTCAACTCCTGGTCTCTTGCCAAAAATGTTGAGTAATTTGTTAACAGTACACAGAACCATTACTGTGAAGGAGTGCCTAGCCCAATATTAATTCTTTGATTATGAGCAGTTACAGAAACATTTTTCCTTGTAGCAATGGCATATGAATTGACAATATGTAGACCTTTGTTCTATGCTTCTACTAGGAAACTTGTTTCAGGCTTATGATTGGGGCATGGATAAATAGTTTGATAGTTTATAGCATCATTGTGTTTCTGATAGCCCAGTTCTACTTCAGTGAACCCAGTGTGATAGACCATTATTTTATGACTGAACTACCCTGGCAAAACTGAGTTGCAACTACTGTAGCCTGTTTAACCTCCACATCCAATCCAATCCACTACTGGCAGGTGAAAAATGTTTTCAACCTGCTTCTTTCATCTATTTGTAGCTTCTTTGTTTTATGGCACATTAATCACTTCCAGAGAATCAGTTTGGTCTTTTTctaggccccaggctagaaagtTTAAGCTCTTCTTAGCCAAGGAAGTTGCAGAACACTGAAGAGTGGAATGTACAATGAAACACAGGACATTCATACACTTCCCTTGACCATTTTGTAACTCCATAAGTGCAAGAACATTATAAGCCACTCATAAGAACTTCAAAGAaaattcctttttctgaaaaaaagaaaaaacttaagTTGCCCACTCTTGTAGAGTAATTaataaggataaaaataaaatatcagcttTGTGAAATTAGGAGCAATGACAAACACCAGTCCCTCATCAAATatactagtttttttttctttttttcccatatgAATATAACCTATTTCTAAGTAGAAAATTGTCCTGTAAGGTCCAGTTGTGTTTTTTGGAATTTTGGAGATTTTACTATATGTTTACATAAaattagaggaaaaaaacaattgATATTCTCAGGTTATTGTCATTATTGAATTATTACTGAAGTCAGGTAAGGAATATGTGCTACtgattttaagaattttatttgtATTCGTTCTTGAGAAGAAGACTGAAAGTAAATACCTAAGTATTAAATTATTTCACCTGCTCGATGAGTTTGCCATTAACTGTCCAGCTTGATGGATTATTAGAGCATCTTCTGGAAGAGTCCAAAACTCTTTGTTTTGGGGTAGTTTATTTCAAGGCATTCTTTGGCACAGTACCTAAAAAGTTCCTTAAGACCTTTACCATGTCATTATCAGATTAGAGCCAAGGTGCATCTTATTCAAGGCCTGGGCAAGATTATGTTTGCTAAGATTCTGGGAAAAACAAATCATTTGGGGAATCTTAATGGCACATCTCATTCCATACGATATGCATCAGTCTACTCTACTCTGACAAAACAAATAGACCAAGATCTGAGACAGTGTGGACTTTCAATACTGTCAATACCAGCCCTACTTCATTTGGGTCTAGAAAAAAACTTAGTAGAACTTAAGCAGAGGGTATGGGATTTAGACATTCAGATAGACAGAACCAAACTTTCCCATCTCCCTTATCGACAAATTGCTGTCTCCTCTTGGACACTCcccaattacttttataaaattcTGTATGCCCCACATGAAAGGGACCTCTCGCTGGCCTGTATAGATGCTCTCCCTTCTAGGGTGACAGCTGATCAATATTCCAAACTTCCGTATGACTATATATTTGCTCAAACATGGAGGTTGAGTCTGTTTCACATATCCTTCTAAAGTGCCCATTGTAGTCCCATTGGCAATAGTACAGATTAATACACCCTCTTTTGAGCACTCATGAAGAGGAGATTGAGGTATTCTTACTAAATGACCAATATCCAGGTGTTTCAAAGGCACTGGGATATACACACATTTGAATTAGCAAGCACATTTGTAATTCTGCAAGAATGTTTTAAGTACTTCATGAAATTATTGCCATGGGGGAACATGGTGATTCATAAAATGGCTACCAGGGTGGCCAGGATCAGATACAGCCAAACAATTTATCAGAAACCAAAATGTCTCCTGGCAATTTCTTTATTTACAAGTGTTTTATGTTATTTCCATcaaaaaaacaaatctaaacaCTTTATAAAGGGGTATAGAATAAGAAATAATACATAAAGTAATAAATCTATAtcacaatagtaataataatataaataatataaacaataattatatgaCATCAATAACAGTGCCACATACATTTTAGTTCTTCTAAGTTGCTCCATACCATGACTCTTTTGTAAGGATAGGTGGGAATGAACATTTTATAACAAATTATGAGCTTTATGTTAGGACTATGCAGTGCCAGAGACTGTTCTGAAATAAAGTTGATGCCAGAGGTggagacattattttaaatactaaaataatatctAAGATAAAATAAGGTAAAAGATTTGGCATACAGTACATCAAGGGAGGACCCCTTGAGCACATTAGTCCCCATAGCAACAGAACTGCTATACCCCATCTTAAACTGCAGTTCACCACAGCAATTGAGATGTTATGATACTATAAAACTCTACTACTGTATTTTCTAACAGTTTTAAAGAAGGCTTCCTTCACTTCTCTGTTTCTCAAACTGTAGATGATGGGGTTGAGCATTGGAGTCAGGACAGTGTAGAACAGAGATAAGATCTTATGTAGCTCTTTCAGTCTTTCTGTTTCAGGGACAACATAGACAAGGAATAGTGAAACATAGAAAAATGACACTACAATGAGATGAGAAGAACAGGTAGAGAAGGCCTTCTGCTGTGCTGTTTTAGATTTCATTTGCAAAACGGTGTAAAGAATATAGATATAGGAGGCCATTGTTAGGAGAAATGGGGGCCCTATAGCCATGAATCCTAGTATAAATGTAGCAAGATTTACAATTTGTGTATTGCTGCAGGAAAGATTTGCCACTGGATATACATCACAAAAGAAATGGTCAATTTCATTGGGTCCACAGAAGGTAAGTTCCAacaaaaatgaagttatgataaTATTGGTCAATAGGCCACTAATCCAAGATATGAGAGCCAGCTGGAGACAGAGTCTACCATTCATGAGAGTGGTGTAATGCAATGGTTTGCATATTGCTAAATATCGATCATAAGACATCATTGCTAGAAGATAGCATTCAGTGGCTGCAAAAACTccaaaaaagaaatattgtaCAATGCATCCACAGACAGATATAGACTGATCTCCAGTTACAAAACTAGCCAGCATCCTGGGCAGGATGGTTGAAATATAACAGGTCTCCAAACAAGACAAGTTAAcaaggaagaaatacatgggggTATGAAGATGTTGGTCAGTTACTACGAGTAGAACAATAAGTAGGTTCCCTACAATAGATAAAGTATATATGATAAAAAAACATGTAAAGAAGAGTATTCTCATTTGAGGAAGATTGTTAAATCCCAAAAGAATGAATGTTGTAACACTTGACTGATTTACATCCATTCTTTCCTACTAATGGTTATCAAGAAGGTTCTGAAAAACAGTTTGAAGAACTTCACTAGTCccattttcccttcttctcttctctctgaTGATTGAGGCAAATGTTGGAGTACATTTAGTGAACAGCTTGTTGGCAGATCTAGACATTCGGAAAGAACAGATATTATAATTCTTAACATACTAACCACATCACAATAAAGAATGTCACATATTGATGTTCTATGATATTAAAGTTAACAAATTGACTGGCTGGCTACTTATGTCTGTATCAGAGAGCCTATCACACCACTTAACTGCCGTCAGTGTTCTCCATATGTGGGATACAAGTTTCAAGACTATACATTTTCCAAAACTGAGAGGCAGGAGAAAAGCCACAACATTTCTGAATCAGTTTGGAGAGATCCAGGAGATTTTGAGCCATCTGATCAGGTCACCATTACAGTTTGTAAATCTGATCTGAATGATGCAAAGAGGTCTTCATTATACTGAATCAAATCTTTACCTAGGACTATTATTACAATTCCCTTGTAGTTCTACATTCTAAAAGCTTCACATTTTCTGAGTGTCTTGTCTGATATTGGATCAGGTATGTGTCCCATCACCCCACTAGATTTTAGCTTTGCTTGTGAGCAGGTGAGCATCTACACAGGTCAATGGAAAGAACTAAAGATGCTTACCTCTTCCAAATTAATAGCTGTGACATGTCCTGTATCTTCTCAGATCCAAGTACAGATTGCCAATTTGAAATTCTAAggatttatatttcaaataataaaacCAGGCAGtgctaccatttttttttaaaataaaaagtcaagAAAGTTCATGTTATAATTCTAAGTTACCCTGAATTCTCATATTTCAGGAAATGATCAAGCTTCACTCTTCAAGTGTAACAGTTCTTAGTTGATGGTTTTTAAATCAGCATCATCATATCAAAATACAAACTTGAGGATGTCTTGCCTGACACAGCTGAGGTTTGTCACACCTAGCATTCTGTTTCCATCAGCAGCCAGCCTGACCCTTCTTCTTAAAGGAGGCAATCATAATCTGttcctttatcatttttaaaagatacacaTATTAGCAGACATTTCTTAAAATCTATTAGGAAAGACAATGAAATTACATAGTCTGTGTAGGAAGCAGAAGACCTCTGACTAGTAACACACAAAGAATTAATGTCTTCTGTTTTGAACAAGGATTTTTCACTTAAATGTGATAGTTAATATCCACACAGTATAGGTCTATAAAAATTGTAGTCTAAGCCATCCTTTAGGTTCCATAAGTATGTATATTCTGAAGAGGGGTGTTTTGGTAACTTGAATCTTAATCCACATTAAGATAACTCCTTGGCATCCCAGATCTTTGGACTATTTGTTATATTTCTCAAacctgcagtatttttttttttaatccgtacCAAAAATATATTGATAAATTGACACAACAGTGTTATTTTCAGTTTGAACACCTACTCCTGAGGTAATAATTCTGTACAACTAAATTTTTGCTCCAGCATTAAAAAGATTCTAAAATTTCACAAAAGTTAATACTTCTTCTTAAACCTTAGAACTGATTTACAATAAAGAGAAGATGGATTCTCTCACTTTCATAGGTCTGATCCATCCAAAAAGAATCCATCACATTTATGTAGTCTGTATCTTATTTCCCATCAATTAATCCCCATAACATGCCAAGTTACTGGTAGTaaaaaatctgataaaataaacaCGTAATATTATTTCCTGCACACTACAGATAAAATGAAAATCTGACATGATAGATGCATAAATATTTACCTCAAAAATAATTATGTTCCTAGGCAACATCTCTGATCTGTTCCATTCATGCTTTGTCCCTGGAATGCAAGTTTCTTTTCTCCGT includes:
- the LOC134496370 gene encoding olfactory receptor 10A7-like → MDVNQSSVTTFILLGFNNLPQMRILFFTCFFIIYTLSIVGNLLIVLLVVTDQHLHTPMYFFLVNLSCLETCYISTILPRMLASFVTGDQSISVCGCIVQYFFFGVFAATECYLLAMMSYDRYLAICKPLHYTTLMNGRLCLQLALISWISGLLTNIIITSFLLELTFCGPNEIDHFFCDVYPVANLSCSNTQIVNLATFILGFMAIGPPFLLTMASYIYILYTVLQMKSKTAQQKAFSTCSSHLIVVSFFYVSLFLVYVVPETERLKELHKILSLFYTVLTPMLNPIIYSLRNREVKEAFFKTVRKYSSRVL